The genomic region AAGTACAGTCTGTTTCATCATAGCGTGAATCCTTTCAGTTTGTTTCACAGAGGCCAAATCGCCTATCAGAACAGTGTCGCGCAAGTAAATGTTCGCGAGCGGGGGAGACTTGTGGTGCTGAATCCCCGGCCCCGCAATGGTTGCTTGCCCCCTGGGTGGGATGGAGATTCTGACGGACAATGCGGGCTGTTCTCGCCCGCGTGGTTTGCTAGTGCCATTCCAACTAATATCTCCTAAATAGTTTTAGTGGGGCATTGGGGCGGGCGTGTTTTCTATTCCGCCAGGTCAGGTAGCGGTAAATGCGGCGTCGGCGGGAAGTATGATCGTGGTCATCGGAGTTGTTGAGGCAGAAGTTCTTGAGGGGGCCGAAATGGGCTTCGATAGCGTTGAGCCAACTGGCATAGGTTGGTGTCCAGACCAACCGGATATTGTGCTGACGAGCAAACCGTTTCAGCG from Candidatus Zixiibacteriota bacterium harbors:
- a CDS encoding transposase → MKRFARQHNIRLVWTPTYASWLNAIEAHFGPLKNFCLNNSDDHDHTSRRRRIYRYLTWRNRKHARPNAPLKLFRRY